A genomic segment from Nitrospira sp. encodes:
- a CDS encoding 50S ribosomal protein L9, which yields MKVLLKEHIEGVGHLGDVLEVSDGFARNYLLPRKKAIEANERNVKEFEHHKRIVAEKARKERLELETFAKQISAVSLSFTVKAGKDGKIFGSITSKDIEEGLAGKGVTVDRKKIHLAQPIKALGSVVVPVKLHRDVTATVTVEVVKHHEEAATDEAAEGHDEHKKHDKKAKHEKHDKHEKAEKHEVIEKKEKKKKGKDE from the coding sequence ATGAAAGTGCTGTTGAAGGAACACATCGAGGGCGTGGGACACCTGGGTGACGTACTGGAGGTGTCCGACGGCTTTGCCCGCAACTATCTGCTCCCCCGCAAGAAGGCGATTGAAGCCAATGAGCGGAATGTCAAGGAATTCGAGCACCATAAGCGCATCGTGGCCGAGAAGGCTCGCAAGGAAAGGCTCGAACTGGAGACCTTTGCGAAACAAATCTCTGCCGTGTCGCTGAGCTTCACGGTGAAGGCCGGCAAGGATGGCAAGATCTTTGGTTCAATCACGAGCAAGGATATCGAAGAGGGGCTGGCCGGGAAGGGCGTGACGGTGGACCGCAAGAAGATCCATCTCGCGCAGCCAATTAAGGCGCTCGGGTCGGTGGTGGTGCCGGTGAAGCTGCATCGCGACGTCACGGCGACGGTGACGGTCGAGGTCGTGAAACATCACGAGGAGGCTGCAACCGACGAGGCGGCCGAGGGCCACGACGAGCACAAGAAGCACGACAAAAAAGCGAAACACGAGAAGCACGACAAGCACGAAAAGGCCGAGAAGCACGAGGTGATTGAAAAGAAAGAGAAAAAGAAAAAAGGCAAGGACGAGTAA